The following are from one region of the Gossypium hirsutum isolate 1008001.06 chromosome D03, Gossypium_hirsutum_v2.1, whole genome shotgun sequence genome:
- the LOC121215368 gene encoding cell division protein FtsZ homolog 2-1, chloroplastic → MANAISISPYFRPSDTRSMGVLNVLGGRILMENPLGKLRCGSSSPSQRSNMPHFRCSNNSHSVSPYQNKDPFLNMHPEVSMLRGEGNPIVTNPRKDSSSPESLGGMTGSSNYNEAKIKVIGVGGGGSNAVNRMIEIALKGVEFWIVNTDIQAMKLSPVFPEHRLQIGQELTRGLGAGGNPEIGMNAAKESKESIESALYGADMVFVTKLMAVRIVKHAMEIIYLLTDQNPIQVIVDAIINSGPREDATRIGSAGVVRRQAVDISPLRRVNQAIYLLTTGNRESAFRNIKTIAECLADELINAAKGSSNSYAIKKKDEIERVAKANR, encoded by the exons ATGGCGAATGCTATATCGATATCGCCATATTTTAGACCTTCAGATACGAGATCAATGGGGGTACTTAATGTTCTTGGTGGGAGAATATTAATGGAGAATCCTTTAGGGAAACTTAGATGCGGGTCTTCGAGTCCGAGCCAAAGGTCTAATATGCCTCATTTTAGATGTTCCAACAACTCCCATAGCGTTAGTCCATATCAAAATAAGGACCCTTTTCTGAATATGCACCCAGAAGTTTCGATGCTTAGAGGTGAAGGGAATCCTATAGTAACAAACCCAAGAAAGGATAGCTCTAGTCCCGAGAGCTTAGGGGGCATGACGGGTTCAAGTAATTATAATGAGGCTAAGATCAAAGTCATTGGTGTCGGAGGCGGTGGGTCAAATGCTGTTAACCGTATGATAGAGATTGCTTTGAAGGGTGTAGAGTTCTGGATTGTTAACACTGATATTCAAGCCATGAAATTGTCACCTGTCTTTCCTGAGCACCGTTTGCAAATTGGTCAGGAGCTAACTCGGGGTCTTGGTGCTGGTGGAAACCCAGAGATTGGTATGAATGCTGCCAAAGAAAGCAAGGAGTCAATAGAATCAGCTCTTTATGGTGCTGATATGGTTTTTGTTACT AAACTTATGGCAGTCAGGATTGTGAAGCATGCTATGGAAATTATTTATCTCCTGACTGATCAGAACCCAATTCAAGTCATTGTTGATGCCATTATCAACAG TGGACCTCGTGAAGATGCTACTCGTATTGGTTCTGCTGGTGTTGTGAGGCGTCAGGCTGTTGATATTTCTCCTCTTCGTCGAGTGAATCAAGCCATCTATCTCCTCACCACTGGTAATCGTGAGTCTGCATTCAGAAACATTAAAACTATCGCTGAATGTTTAGCTGATGAGCTTATTAACGCAGCAAAGGGATCATCTAACAG CTATGCCATCAAGAAGAAGGACGAAATCGAGAGAGTTGCCAAGGCCAATCGTTGA